One part of the Paracoccus sp. MBLB3053 genome encodes these proteins:
- a CDS encoding 23S rRNA (adenine(2030)-N(6))-methyltransferase RlmJ, whose amino-acid sequence MLSYQHAYHAGNLADLQKHALLAWMLDYLTAKPKPLSYLETHAGRGLYDLSGPESEKTGEAAAGITRALSEEWLPDGHPLREALDSIRGAHGPDAYPGSPLFARYFLRPEDNAHLAELHPAEHEALASVTRFAHLHQQDGFAMAHAVCPPTPRRGLMLIDPSYEVKTEYEIVPRQVSKLARKWNVGVIALWYPILTDSRQAPMVEALRKNHPDALISEVRFPPARPGHGMIGSGMFVLNPPYGLEDEARRLEAIYKRL is encoded by the coding sequence ATGTTGTCCTATCAGCACGCCTATCACGCCGGGAATCTTGCAGACCTGCAGAAGCACGCGCTTCTCGCCTGGATGCTTGACTACCTGACAGCCAAGCCCAAGCCCTTGAGCTATCTCGAGACGCATGCCGGGCGGGGGCTCTATGACCTATCGGGCCCCGAATCCGAAAAAACCGGCGAGGCGGCAGCCGGAATCACCCGCGCCCTATCCGAGGAATGGCTTCCCGATGGCCATCCGCTGCGCGAGGCCCTGGATTCGATCAGGGGCGCGCATGGGCCGGATGCCTATCCGGGCTCACCCCTGTTCGCGCGATACTTCCTGCGCCCGGAAGACAACGCGCATCTCGCAGAACTCCATCCGGCCGAACATGAGGCATTGGCAAGCGTCACGCGCTTCGCCCATCTGCATCAGCAGGACGGCTTCGCCATGGCGCATGCCGTCTGCCCGCCGACGCCCCGACGCGGTCTTATGCTGATCGATCCCAGCTACGAGGTAAAAACGGAATACGAGATCGTGCCGCGCCAGGTTTCCAAGCTCGCACGAAAGTGGAACGTGGGGGTGATCGCCCTCTGGTATCCGATCCTGACCGATAGCCGGCAGGCCCCGATGGTCGAGGCCCTCCGCAAGAACCACCCCGACGCGCTGATTTCAGAGGTCCGCTTTCCGCCCGCGCGTCCCGGCCACGGCATGATCGGATCGGGGATGTTCGTTCTCAACCCGCCTTACGGCCTTGAGGACGAGGCCCGCAGGCTCGAGGCAATCTACAAGCGCCTGTAG
- a CDS encoding DUF1127 domain-containing protein, which produces MAVLDLNHGAARRNQDAEGRFGNLVADLRDYFARRALYRQTVRELNDLTGRELGDLGINRSMIRSVAYEAAWGSK; this is translated from the coding sequence ATGGCTGTTCTTGATCTGAACCATGGCGCGGCACGCCGCAACCAAGATGCCGAAGGGCGCTTCGGGAACCTGGTGGCTGATCTGCGCGACTATTTTGCACGACGGGCGCTGTATCGCCAGACCGTTCGTGAGCTGAACGACCTGACCGGTCGCGAGCTCGGCGATCTGGGCATCAACCGCTCGATGATCCGCAGCGTGGCCTACGAAGCCGCCTGGGGTTCGAAGTAA
- a CDS encoding Mrp/NBP35 family ATP-binding protein → MAISRERVLSELQQVAIPGGGNLISADLVRALVIEGGVVRFVIEAADADAARALGPVEADAERRLKSLPGVEQVQIVMTAPAAPRRAGAPQGDVVARSGQGGEAPPSLKIGRHPTPQAGPEPVSGVKRILAIGSGKGGVGKSTLTSNLAVALARAGRRVGLLDADIYGPSQPRMLGLTGQRPSSDGQMIEPLHAHGVTVMSLGLMMKEGEAVVWRGPMLMGALQQMLNQVKWGELDVLLVDLPPGTGDVQLSLCQKAQVTGAVIVSTPQDVALIDARRAIDMFNKLKTPVLGLVENMSTYVCPNCGHEAHLFGHGGVAEEARELGLPFLGEIPLNLEVRLAGDEGVPVAATDGPVSQAFARLAERLVGGGMA, encoded by the coding sequence ATGGCGATATCACGAGAACGTGTGCTTTCCGAACTGCAGCAAGTGGCAATTCCGGGCGGGGGAAACCTGATCTCGGCGGATCTCGTAAGGGCTCTGGTGATCGAGGGCGGCGTGGTTCGATTCGTCATCGAGGCCGCTGATGCCGACGCAGCGCGTGCCTTGGGGCCGGTCGAAGCTGATGCCGAGAGGCGGCTGAAGTCGTTGCCGGGCGTCGAGCAGGTCCAGATCGTCATGACGGCCCCTGCTGCGCCTCGGCGCGCAGGCGCTCCGCAAGGCGATGTCGTCGCGCGTTCCGGCCAGGGAGGCGAGGCGCCGCCCAGCCTGAAGATAGGCCGTCATCCCACGCCCCAGGCCGGCCCCGAGCCGGTGAGCGGCGTCAAGCGCATCCTCGCGATCGGCTCTGGGAAGGGAGGAGTGGGGAAATCCACCCTGACATCCAACCTGGCCGTCGCCCTCGCGCGGGCGGGGCGTCGCGTCGGCCTACTTGACGCAGATATATATGGCCCTTCGCAACCGCGCATGCTGGGATTGACCGGACAGCGGCCAAGCAGCGATGGCCAGATGATCGAGCCGCTGCATGCCCATGGTGTCACCGTGATGTCTCTTGGCCTGATGATGAAGGAAGGCGAAGCCGTGGTCTGGCGCGGGCCCATGCTGATGGGCGCGCTGCAGCAGATGCTCAACCAGGTGAAATGGGGCGAGCTGGACGTTCTTCTGGTCGACTTGCCACCGGGCACCGGCGATGTGCAGCTTTCCCTTTGTCAGAAGGCGCAGGTGACGGGGGCGGTGATCGTTTCAACCCCTCAGGACGTGGCGCTGATAGATGCGCGCCGCGCCATCGACATGTTCAACAAGCTCAAGACGCCTGTACTGGGTCTGGTCGAGAACATGTCCACCTATGTCTGTCCGAATTGCGGCCATGAGGCGCATCTTTTCGGTCACGGCGGCGTCGCCGAGGAAGCGCGTGAACTTGGGCTGCCATTCCTCGGAGAGATTCCGCTGAACCTTGAGGTCCGCCTTGCCGGAGATGAGGGCGTGCCTGTCGCCGCAACCGATGGCCCGGTTTCGCAAGCTTTCGCCCGTTTGGCTGAAAGGCTTGTCGGAGGCGGGATGGCCTGA
- the mraZ gene encoding division/cell wall cluster transcriptional repressor MraZ, which translates to MARRFRGSEEVKVDAKGRVSIPAKFRRVFESCDPSWEAGKRPQLVIVFGTRDWKHLHLFTMEAMDEIDTKISQLGRGSAERNLLENIYHGHAEEAEIDNDGRLVLPQKLREKVGLTESAFFIAAGDSLKVWSPANYEEEERRLETLVPDFEPGADPLSLLASAQKDEG; encoded by the coding sequence GTGGCGCGCAGGTTCAGAGGATCCGAAGAGGTCAAGGTCGACGCGAAAGGTCGCGTTTCGATCCCGGCCAAGTTTCGGCGGGTCTTCGAAAGCTGCGATCCTTCCTGGGAGGCGGGCAAGCGCCCTCAGCTTGTCATCGTCTTCGGCACCCGGGACTGGAAGCACCTGCATCTTTTCACGATGGAAGCGATGGACGAGATCGACACGAAGATCTCGCAGCTGGGTCGCGGCAGCGCCGAGCGGAACCTGCTGGAAAACATCTATCACGGTCATGCCGAAGAGGCCGAGATCGACAATGATGGCCGGCTGGTCCTTCCACAGAAGCTGCGGGAGAAGGTGGGACTGACCGAAAGCGCCTTCTTCATCGCGGCCGGTGACAGTCTCAAGGTCTGGTCCCCCGCGAATTACGAGGAAGAAGAGCGCCGCCTGGAAACGCTCGTGCCGGATTTCGAACCCGGGGCGGACCCCCTTTCTCTGCTGGCCTCAGCCCAGAAAGACGAAGGCTAG
- the rsmH gene encoding 16S rRNA (cytosine(1402)-N(4))-methyltransferase RsmH yields the protein MSTSEDPHIPVLLGPLLRAVAPVSGVWVDGTFGAGGYARGLLEQGADRVIGIDRDPSVFHMAAGWAGEYGDRLRLEQGTFSDLDKLAGEPVDGVVLDLGVSSMQLDQAERGFSFLRDGPLDMRMGGDGPSAADLLNTAPESVIADVLYLYGEERASRRIAKAIVAARPLTRTGQLSDVVAGCLPRPKPGQSHPSTRTFQAIRIWVNDEFGQLVAGLAAAERALRPGGRLAVVSFHSLEDRIVKRFMQSRSNSAGGGSRHAPEVSQSEPAFRLPFRRAIGPDDAELAINPRSRSALLRVGIRTDSPAGQVDPRVLGLPQLDERGS from the coding sequence ATGTCGACCAGCGAAGATCCCCATATTCCCGTCCTGCTAGGCCCGCTGCTGCGGGCCGTTGCGCCTGTTTCGGGGGTGTGGGTCGACGGGACCTTCGGTGCCGGCGGATATGCTCGTGGATTGCTCGAACAGGGGGCGGATCGTGTCATCGGCATCGATCGCGACCCTTCGGTCTTTCACATGGCGGCAGGCTGGGCCGGGGAATACGGCGATCGCCTGAGGCTGGAGCAGGGGACGTTCTCGGATCTCGACAAGCTGGCCGGTGAGCCGGTGGATGGCGTGGTGCTCGACCTTGGCGTGAGTTCCATGCAGCTTGATCAGGCAGAAAGGGGCTTTTCCTTCCTGCGGGACGGACCGCTGGACATGCGGATGGGCGGAGATGGGCCGAGCGCGGCCGATCTTTTGAATACCGCGCCCGAATCGGTCATTGCCGACGTGCTTTACCTTTACGGCGAAGAGCGGGCCTCGCGCCGGATTGCCAAGGCGATCGTGGCAGCGCGGCCGTTGACGCGGACGGGGCAGCTTTCGGATGTCGTGGCCGGATGCCTGCCGCGCCCGAAGCCGGGGCAAAGCCATCCCTCGACCCGGACATTCCAGGCGATCCGGATCTGGGTGAATGATGAGTTCGGCCAGCTTGTCGCGGGGCTCGCAGCCGCCGAGCGGGCGCTGCGTCCGGGCGGACGATTGGCCGTCGTCAGCTTTCATTCGCTGGAAGACAGGATCGTCAAGCGCTTCATGCAGTCGCGCTCGAACAGCGCGGGTGGCGGCAGCCGCCACGCCCCCGAGGTGAGCCAGTCGGAACCGGCATTCCGACTGCCCTTCCGTCGGGCAATCGGCCCGGATGATGCCGAGCTGGCGATCAACCCCAGATCCCGTTCCGCCCTGCTGCGGGTCGGCATCCGCACCGACAGCCCCGCCGGGCAGGTCGATCCCCGCGTCCTGGGCCTGCCTCAGCTCGACGAAAGGGGCAGTTGA
- the ftsL gene encoding cell division protein FtsL — MRSVLYLLTTLIVMGLAFWAYRENYSTQAALTDMGKVQREIATLREDLGVLRAEWAYLNRPDRLRELVNLNFDRLKLVPFDAEQYVEVGQVVFPLPKPPASLPDAASNGAEAQPGTRPPGFPPIRPQERTP, encoded by the coding sequence ATGCGCTCGGTGCTCTACCTGCTGACCACGCTGATCGTCATGGGCCTGGCATTCTGGGCCTATCGCGAGAATTACAGCACGCAGGCGGCGCTGACCGACATGGGCAAGGTGCAACGCGAAATTGCAACCCTGCGCGAAGATCTGGGCGTGCTCAGGGCCGAATGGGCCTATCTGAACCGCCCCGATCGCCTGCGCGAGCTGGTTAACCTCAACTTTGACAGGCTCAAGCTCGTGCCCTTCGATGCCGAGCAGTATGTCGAGGTGGGGCAGGTGGTCTTTCCACTTCCCAAACCTCCCGCCAGCCTTCCGGACGCCGCCTCAAACGGTGCCGAGGCGCAACCAGGAACTCGTCCGCCAGGCTTTCCGCCCATCAGACCTCAGGAGAGGACGCCATGA
- a CDS encoding peptidoglycan D,D-transpeptidase FtsI family protein, with product MIRTPLRPLARILRAREKGENPDAIEAANRAHRHAVIQDGARRQARSRLSLIAAIFAILFVAVGGRMAVLASSQPSEPRMQVSGAQIISQRADITDRYGRVLATNLLTHSLYAHPRQMVDPMGAAEKLAEIFPDLSVDRLKQDFSGKRSFLWIKKKISPEQMQAVHDIGEPGLLFGPREMRLYPNGRIASHVLGGSTFGKEDVASAEVIGIAGVEKAFDRWLRDPANDGAPLALSIDLTVQAAMEDVLSNGMKVMNAKGATSILMEVKTGEVVAMASLPDFDPNDRPRPLLKGDPSDSPLFNRAVQGQYELGSTFKIFPVAQAIDLKLVSPTTMINSKTPMKIGKYLIRDFHSYGSQLSVTDIIVKSSNVGTVRIAQLLGVERQKDFLQKLGLFEPTPLEMSEAPTGKPLVPQRWPAVTSATVSFGHGLAASPLHLASAYATIANGGKRVRPTLVHERSRQEGEQILSPGAAKTALSLLREVVTRGTARSANVEGYEIAGKTGTADKPRPTGGYYHNKNVATFASVFPVSDPKYVLVLTLDEPSTMRGGGESRTAGATAAPVAGEMIGRLAPLLGLRPLVEKPLPMVERPLADAIKLVSN from the coding sequence ATGATCCGCACTCCCCTTCGTCCGCTCGCCCGGATCCTCCGCGCCCGTGAGAAGGGTGAGAATCCGGATGCCATCGAGGCCGCGAACCGCGCGCATCGCCATGCCGTCATTCAGGACGGAGCCCGCCGTCAGGCGCGCAGCCGACTTTCACTGATCGCCGCGATCTTCGCGATTCTTTTCGTGGCAGTCGGCGGGCGGATGGCCGTCCTGGCGTCGAGCCAGCCGAGCGAACCGCGCATGCAGGTTTCCGGGGCGCAGATCATCTCGCAGCGCGCGGATATTACCGACCGTTACGGCCGGGTTCTCGCGACCAATCTGCTGACGCATTCGCTTTACGCTCATCCCCGGCAGATGGTCGATCCGATGGGCGCGGCGGAAAAGCTTGCCGAGATCTTTCCCGACCTGAGCGTCGATCGGCTTAAGCAGGACTTTTCGGGCAAGCGCAGCTTCCTCTGGATCAAGAAGAAGATCTCGCCCGAGCAGATGCAGGCCGTTCACGATATCGGCGAGCCAGGGCTCTTGTTCGGTCCCCGCGAGATGCGGCTTTATCCGAACGGGCGCATCGCGAGCCATGTTCTCGGCGGATCGACCTTCGGCAAGGAGGATGTCGCCAGCGCCGAGGTGATCGGGATTGCCGGTGTCGAAAAGGCGTTCGATCGCTGGTTGCGTGACCCAGCGAATGACGGTGCTCCGTTGGCGCTTTCGATCGACCTGACGGTTCAGGCGGCGATGGAGGACGTGCTTTCGAACGGCATGAAGGTCATGAACGCCAAAGGTGCGACCAGCATCCTGATGGAGGTGAAGACCGGCGAAGTTGTTGCTATGGCAAGCCTGCCGGACTTCGACCCGAATGATCGTCCGCGCCCGCTGTTGAAGGGCGACCCTTCGGACAGTCCGCTGTTCAACAGGGCGGTGCAGGGGCAGTATGAGCTTGGGTCCACCTTCAAGATCTTCCCGGTGGCGCAGGCGATTGATCTCAAGCTGGTCAGCCCCACGACCATGATCAATTCGAAAACGCCGATGAAGATCGGGAAATACCTGATCAGGGATTTCCACAGCTATGGCAGCCAGCTTTCGGTGACCGACATCATCGTGAAATCCTCGAACGTGGGTACGGTGCGGATCGCGCAGCTTCTGGGCGTGGAGCGGCAAAAGGACTTTTTGCAGAAGCTCGGCCTGTTCGAACCGACCCCGCTTGAAATGAGCGAGGCGCCGACCGGCAAGCCGCTGGTGCCGCAACGCTGGCCCGCGGTGACTTCGGCCACGGTGTCCTTTGGTCATGGCCTTGCGGCCAGTCCCCTGCACCTTGCTTCGGCCTATGCCACCATCGCAAATGGCGGCAAGCGCGTGCGCCCGACACTGGTGCATGAGCGTTCGCGCCAGGAGGGCGAGCAGATCCTTTCGCCCGGAGCCGCGAAAACCGCGCTTTCCTTGCTGCGTGAGGTCGTGACGCGCGGCACCGCGCGGTCAGCCAATGTCGAAGGTTACGAGATCGCGGGCAAGACCGGCACTGCGGACAAGCCGCGCCCGACGGGTGGGTATTATCACAACAAGAACGTCGCGACATTCGCCTCGGTCTTTCCGGTGAGTGATCCGAAATATGTTCTCGTGCTGACCCTCGACGAGCCGTCGACGATGCGCGGAGGCGGCGAGAGCCGCACGGCAGGGGCTACGGCCGCGCCCGTCGCGGGCGAGATGATCGGTCGCCTTGCCCCACTTCTGGGCCTGCGCCCGCTTGTCGAGAAGCCGCTTCCCATGGTTGAACGCCCGCTGGCGGATGCGATAAAGCTCGTCTCGAACTGA
- a CDS encoding UDP-N-acetylmuramoyl-L-alanyl-D-glutamate--2,6-diaminopimelate ligase, with product MRLSLLGLRGDKGRDPEVTGISVDSREVRPGHLFAALPGSVRHGGEFIQYALRQGAGAILTDREGAEIAAAELAGSDAVLVVAEDPRAALSGAAALWFAGQPETMVGVTGTSGKTSVATFTRQIWQTLGHKAISLGTMGVQGDYQAKLAHTTPEPLTLHRVLAEAAAAGVTHAAMEASSHGLDQRRLDGVRLKAGAFTNFSQDHLDYHKNFDDYFAAKALLFNHVLDEGAVAVVNVDDPRGRQIAQIAQDRGLELTTIGRDGAADLRILGQRYDATGQDLRFSWQGQAHLVRLSLIGGFQAENVLAAAGLVIAAGDEPGRVFDTLPQLVTVRGRMELAAIRENGAAVFVDYSHKPGALASALQSLRPHVMGRIVVVFGAGGDRDRLKRPLMGEAAREYADLVFVTDDNPRSEDPAAIRAEVMAGAGAEAIEVGDRAEAILRGVDALQPGDALLIAGKGHETGQIIGNDIYPFDDAEQASVAVAALDGKI from the coding sequence ATGCGACTGTCCCTGCTGGGGCTTAGAGGGGACAAGGGGCGTGACCCCGAGGTGACGGGGATCTCTGTCGATTCTCGTGAAGTGCGGCCCGGGCATCTGTTCGCGGCCCTGCCGGGGTCGGTGCGCCACGGCGGCGAATTCATTCAATATGCCCTGCGCCAAGGCGCGGGTGCGATCCTGACCGACAGGGAGGGAGCCGAGATCGCGGCGGCCGAGTTGGCCGGATCGGATGCTGTTCTGGTCGTGGCCGAGGACCCGCGTGCCGCGCTTTCCGGCGCGGCCGCCTTGTGGTTCGCGGGCCAGCCCGAAACCATGGTCGGGGTGACGGGAACGTCGGGAAAGACCTCGGTCGCGACATTTACCCGTCAGATCTGGCAGACCCTGGGGCACAAGGCGATCAGCCTTGGCACGATGGGCGTTCAAGGTGATTATCAGGCAAAGCTGGCGCATACGACGCCCGAGCCGCTGACACTGCACCGGGTGCTGGCAGAGGCTGCTGCCGCAGGCGTCACCCATGCGGCGATGGAGGCATCCTCGCACGGGCTCGACCAGCGGCGTCTGGACGGGGTTCGGCTGAAAGCTGGGGCGTTCACGAATTTCAGCCAGGACCATCTCGACTATCACAAGAACTTCGACGACTACTTTGCGGCGAAGGCCCTGCTGTTCAATCATGTCCTCGACGAGGGTGCGGTTGCTGTCGTCAATGTCGATGATCCGCGCGGCCGCCAGATTGCGCAGATCGCGCAAGACCGCGGCCTTGAACTGACCACGATAGGGCGCGACGGGGCGGCCGATCTGCGCATTCTTGGCCAGCGCTACGATGCGACCGGTCAGGATCTGCGCTTCTCGTGGCAGGGTCAGGCGCATCTGGTGCGCCTGTCACTGATCGGCGGCTTTCAGGCGGAAAATGTGCTGGCGGCTGCCGGTCTGGTGATCGCGGCGGGCGATGAGCCCGGACGCGTATTCGACACCCTGCCGCAGCTCGTGACGGTGCGTGGACGGATGGAACTCGCCGCGATCCGCGAAAACGGCGCGGCGGTGTTTGTCGATTACAGTCACAAGCCCGGCGCACTCGCTTCGGCGCTGCAGTCGCTGCGACCGCATGTGATGGGCCGCATTGTCGTGGTCTTCGGTGCGGGCGGCGATCGTGACCGGCTGAAACGTCCGCTGATGGGCGAGGCTGCACGTGAATACGCGGATCTGGTTTTCGTCACCGACGACAATCCCCGATCCGAAGACCCTGCGGCCATTCGCGCCGAGGTCATGGCCGGGGCGGGTGCCGAGGCGATCGAGGTCGGTGACCGTGCCGAGGCGATCTTGCGGGGGGTGGATGCCCTGCAACCCGGCGACGCGTTGCTGATTGCCGGCAAGGGGCACGAAACCGGCCAGATCATCGGCAATGACATTTACCCCTTTGATGACGCGGAGCAGGCCTCGGTCGCCGTCGCGGCGCTGGATGGCAAGATATGA
- a CDS encoding UDP-N-acetylmuramoyl-tripeptide--D-alanyl-D-alanine ligase: protein MTLWTSQDAAAATGGRVTREFSIEGVSIDTRTIQPGDLFVALQAARDGHDFVTQALDKGAAAGLVSRIPEGVADDAPLLVVPDVLAALEALGKAGRARMQGKVIAITGSVGKTSTKEMARIALAGQGRVHAAEASYNNHWGVPLTLARMPADADFAIIEIGMNHPGEIEPLARLARPHVAMITTVAAAHLEAFGAIEGIALEKGAIFRGLMQPGTAILPEDLPVTQILRDCADEAGAIVIGFGQQGMARPIKAETVDGVTAVRARVLGETVDFKLASAGTHFVMNAIGVLAALGAAGADVAAAAKSLSDWRPPLGRGAVEDLGGIRLIDDAYNSNPTSLSAGLATLARLTGGRRVAILGDMLELGPEEIEMHRDMAKDPSMAAVDLIHTAGARMRALHDALPETRRGLHAESAADLAERVDELVALGDIVLVKGSKSSKVSTVVDALRRTRQSTPPGERNR, encoded by the coding sequence ATGACACTTTGGACTTCGCAGGACGCCGCCGCCGCGACGGGCGGCCGCGTCACCCGTGAATTTTCGATCGAGGGGGTCTCGATCGACACCCGGACAATTCAGCCCGGCGACCTGTTCGTGGCGTTGCAGGCGGCACGGGACGGCCATGATTTCGTGACCCAGGCCCTGGACAAAGGCGCAGCCGCCGGGCTTGTGAGCCGCATCCCCGAGGGCGTGGCCGATGATGCCCCATTGCTGGTCGTTCCCGACGTGCTGGCCGCGCTCGAGGCGTTGGGTAAGGCGGGCCGCGCGCGTATGCAGGGCAAGGTCATCGCCATCACCGGTTCCGTCGGCAAGACCTCGACCAAGGAAATGGCCCGCATCGCGCTGGCCGGCCAGGGCAGGGTTCATGCCGCCGAAGCCAGCTACAACAACCATTGGGGGGTGCCCTTGACGCTGGCGCGAATGCCGGCCGACGCGGATTTCGCGATCATCGAGATCGGCATGAACCATCCGGGCGAAATCGAGCCGCTCGCGCGGCTGGCACGTCCGCATGTCGCCATGATCACCACCGTCGCTGCCGCGCATCTTGAAGCGTTTGGCGCGATCGAGGGAATAGCGCTTGAAAAGGGCGCGATCTTTCGCGGCCTGATGCAGCCTGGAACTGCCATCCTCCCCGAGGACCTGCCCGTCACCCAGATCCTGCGCGACTGCGCCGACGAGGCCGGGGCCATCGTCATCGGCTTCGGTCAACAGGGGATGGCGCGCCCGATCAAGGCCGAGACGGTCGATGGGGTGACTGCGGTTCGCGCGCGCGTCCTGGGAGAGACGGTCGATTTCAAGCTGGCCAGCGCGGGAACGCATTTCGTGATGAATGCGATCGGCGTTCTGGCCGCGCTGGGGGCGGCAGGGGCGGATGTCGCGGCGGCGGCCAAGTCGCTGTCGGACTGGCGCCCCCCGCTTGGCCGCGGCGCGGTCGAGGACCTGGGCGGCATCCGGTTGATCGACGATGCCTACAATTCGAATCCCACATCGCTTTCGGCCGGGCTTGCGACGCTTGCGCGTCTGACCGGGGGCCGCCGCGTCGCCATCCTGGGCGACATGCTGGAACTGGGCCCCGAAGAAATCGAGATGCATCGCGACATGGCGAAGGACCCTTCGATGGCTGCGGTCGACCTTATCCACACGGCAGGTGCGCGCATGCGTGCCCTCCATGATGCCCTGCCGGAAACGAGGCGCGGATTGCATGCGGAAAGCGCCGCCGATCTGGCCGAGCGGGTCGACGAGCTGGTGGCGCTCGGCGATATCGTGCTGGTCAAGGGATCGAAATCCTCGAAAGTCTCGACGGTGGTTGACGCATTGCGGCGAACGCGGCAAAGCACCCCGCCTGGCGAAAGGAACAGGTAA
- the mraY gene encoding phospho-N-acetylmuramoyl-pentapeptide-transferase → MLYWLASLSDGGDFFNLFRYITFRAGGAFFTALLFGFFFGRPLIDLLRRKQKKGQPIRDDGPQNHFSKAGTPTMGGLLILAALIVGTLLWARLDNGYVWIVLLVTLGFAAIGFADDYAKVTKQHHAGLSGKVRLLMGLGIAAAAAAAAAYLHPAALSGQLALPFMKDALINLGILFIPFSVIVILGAANAVNLTDGLDGLAIMPVMIAAATFAIIAYMVGNANFANYLGVHFVPGTGELAVFVAALIGGGLGFLWYNAPPAAVFMGDTGSLALGGALGAIAVVTKHEIVLAIVGGLFVVEALSVIIQVLYFKRTGKRVFLMAPIHHHFEKKGWGEAQIVIRFWIIALILALIGLATLKLR, encoded by the coding sequence ATGCTCTATTGGCTTGCGTCCCTCTCTGATGGCGGCGATTTTTTCAACCTTTTCAGATATATTACATTCCGGGCAGGTGGGGCATTCTTCACCGCGCTGCTTTTTGGCTTTTTCTTCGGTCGGCCGCTGATCGACCTTCTGCGCCGCAAGCAGAAAAAGGGCCAGCCGATCCGTGACGATGGTCCGCAGAACCATTTCTCGAAGGCCGGCACGCCGACGATGGGGGGGCTGCTGATCCTGGCGGCGCTGATCGTGGGCACGCTGCTTTGGGCAAGGCTCGACAACGGCTATGTGTGGATCGTCCTCTTGGTCACATTGGGATTTGCCGCAATCGGTTTTGCCGATGACTATGCCAAGGTGACGAAGCAGCACCACGCGGGCTTGTCGGGCAAGGTGCGCCTGTTGATGGGGCTGGGAATCGCGGCCGCCGCTGCGGCCGCTGCCGCATATCTGCATCCCGCCGCCCTGAGCGGGCAGCTTGCGCTGCCGTTCATGAAGGATGCACTGATCAATCTTGGCATCCTGTTCATTCCTTTCTCGGTTATCGTGATCCTTGGCGCGGCGAACGCGGTCAACCTGACCGACGGTCTGGACGGGCTTGCGATCATGCCGGTCATGATTGCCGCCGCGACCTTCGCGATCATCGCCTATATGGTCGGCAACGCCAATTTCGCGAATTACCTCGGCGTGCATTTCGTGCCGGGAACGGGTGAGCTCGCGGTTTTCGTCGCTGCGCTGATCGGCGGAGGGCTTGGCTTCTTGTGGTACAACGCGCCGCCTGCGGCGGTCTTCATGGGCGATACCGGTTCGCTGGCCCTTGGTGGGGCATTGGGCGCCATCGCGGTGGTGACAAAGCACGAAATCGTTCTGGCAATCGTCGGTGGCCTGTTCGTGGTCGAGGCATTGTCGGTCATCATCCAGGTGCTCTATTTCAAGCGCACCGGAAAGCGGGTCTTCCTGATGGCCCCGATCCACCACCATTTCGAGAAGAAGGGCTGGGGCGAGGCCCAGATCGTGATCCGCTTCTGGATCATCGCGCTGATCCTTGCCCTGATCGGGCTCGCGACGCTGAAACTGCGCTGA